A single window of Streptococcus cristatus ATCC 51100 DNA harbors:
- the atpF gene encoding F0F1 ATP synthase subunit B, with product MHVTIGAIIGDFILIAGSFLLLIFLVKKFAWGNITSILEERSKKITDDIDGAESARKKAEELAQKRENELAGSRQEATTIIEHAKETAEKNKAGILADAAEEAGRLKAKANQEIAQSKAEALNSIKDDVADLTVSLASKILSQQLDTKAHSELIDRYIDKLGDA from the coding sequence TATCGGTGCCATTATTGGTGACTTTATTCTCATCGCTGGTTCCTTCCTTTTATTAATTTTTTTAGTAAAGAAGTTTGCCTGGGGCAATATTACCAGTATCTTAGAAGAACGTTCTAAAAAGATTACGGATGATATTGACGGGGCTGAATCAGCCCGCAAAAAGGCTGAGGAACTTGCGCAAAAACGTGAGAACGAATTAGCAGGAAGTCGTCAGGAAGCAACGACGATTATCGAACATGCTAAGGAAACAGCTGAAAAAAATAAGGCTGGAATTTTAGCGGATGCAGCTGAAGAAGCTGGACGTTTGAAAGCAAAAGCCAATCAGGAAATTGCTCAAAGCAAGGCAGAAGCCTTGAATAGCATTAAAGACGATGTGGCTGACCTAACAGTAAGTCTTGCAAGTAAGATCTTGAGCCAGCAGCTTGATACAAAAGCACACAGTGAGCTTATTGATCGTTATATTGATAAATTAGGAGATGCTTAA